A region from the Medicago truncatula cultivar Jemalong A17 chromosome 6, MtrunA17r5.0-ANR, whole genome shotgun sequence genome encodes:
- the LOC120575886 gene encoding methylecgonone reductase isoform X2 — MEANKLHEVILNSGEKMPMIGLGTATSPLPSNEALTSILVDAIDIGYRHFDTASIYGTEEPLGEAVSKALELGLIKKSDEVFITSKLWCTDAHHDLVLKALKTTLKNLRLEYVDLYLIHWPVRLKEDVEGFNFTGEDVIPFDIKGTWKAMEDCYRLGLAKSIGVSNFGIKKLSLLLENATISPAVNQIALRWIHEQGTSVIVKSFNKERMKQNLEIFDWKLNQEELDKINKIPQCRLYKAEMFLSENGPYKSLEELWDGDP; from the exons ATGGAAGCAAATAAACTCCATGAGGTGATACTAAATTCAGGGGAAAAGATGCCAATGATAGGCCTGGGAACTGCTACATCTCCACTTCCATCAAATGAAGCTCTCACATCAATTTTGGTTGATGCCATTGATATTGGCTACAGACATTTTGATACAGCTTCTATCTATGGTACTGAAGAACCTCTAGGCGAAGCTGTGTCAAAAGCTTTAGAGCTCGGCCTCATAAAAAAAAGCGATGAAGTTTTCATTACTTCTAAGTTATGGTGCACTGATGCTCATCATGACCTTGTTCTCAAGGCTCTCAAAACCACCCTCAA GAATCTGAGGTTGGAGTATGTGGATCTCTACTTGATTCATTGGCCAGTCAGATTGAAAGAAGATGTTGAAGGCTTTAACTTCACAGGTGAGGATGTGATTCCCTTCGACATAAAAGGAACATGGAAAGCTATGGAAGATTGCTATAGATTAGGCTTAGCCAAGTCTATTGGTGTTAGCAACTTTGGTATCAAAAAGCTTTCCCTACTCTTGGAAAATGCAACGATTTCACCAGCAGTTAATCAG ATAGCACTAAGATGGATACATGAGCAAGGGACAAGTGTAATTGTGAAAAGCTTCAACAAAGAGAGGATGAAACAAAACCTTGAAATATTTGATTGGAAACTGAACCAAGAAGAATTGGACAAAATCAATAAGATTCCACAATGCAGACTATACAAGGCAGAAATGTTTTTATCTGAAAATGGACCTTACAAATCCTTGGAAGAGCTGTGGGATGGTGACCCTTGA
- the LOC11414072 gene encoding albumin-2 produces the protein MTLTRIGAAFRSFKHNECYVFVDDKYVVLNYAPGAKKHEILKGPLHIVAGFAMLARTPFEHGIDCAFETQHNEAFIFSGNHCALITYGPHVPHHQHHPARILAGPKKIATMFTCLHGTAFEHGIDAAIRTLDKRVLLFKGNAYALMDYHSNRVLANHYIRTGFKTLVGTVFENGIDAAFKSDKKDEAYIFKNQYYACINIDQGHPIGGHLLGGRVKRIHDDWSNLTGILNP, from the coding sequence ATGACACTTACTCGTATAGGTGCTGCATTTCGTTCATTCAAGCATAATGAATGTTACGtttttgttgatgataagtATGTGGTTTTGAATTATGCACCGGGAGCGAAGAAGCATGAGATTTTGAAGGGGCCACTTCATATTGTAGCTGGTTTTGCAATGCTTGCTAGAACTCCATTTGAACATGGAATAGATTGTGCCTTTGAGACCCAACACAATGAGGCATTCATCTTTTCTGGAAATCACTGTGCCCTAATAACCTATGGTCCACATGTCccacatcatcaacatcatcctGCAAGAATTCTTGCGGGTCCGAAAAAAATTGCAACCATGTTTACTTGTCTACATGGAACGGCGTTTGAACACGGAATAGATGCAGCAATTAGGACACTTGACAAACGTGTTTTGTTATTTAAAGGAAATGCATATGCTCTTATGGACTATCACTCTAACCGTGTTTTAGCTAATCATTACATTCGCACCGGGTTTAAAACTTTGGTTGGcacagtttttgaaaatggaatTGATGCAGCTTTCAAATCTGATAAGAAGGATGAAGCttacattttcaaaaatcaatattatgcATGTATCAATATTGATCAAGGTCATCCTATTGGTGGTCACCTACTAGGTGGTAGAGTCAAGCGAATCCATGATGATTGGTCCAATCTTACTGGCATATTGAATccatga
- the LOC120575886 gene encoding methylecgonone reductase isoform X1, which translates to MEANKLHEVILNSGEKMPMIGLGTATSPLPSNEALTSILVDAIDIGYRHFDTASIYGTEEPLGEAVSKALELGLIKKSDEVFITSKLWCTDAHHDLVLKALKTTLKNLRLEYVDLYLIHWPVRLKEDVEGFNFTGEDVIPFDIKGTWKAMEDCYRLGLAKSIGVSNFGIKKLSLLLENATISPAVNQIEMNPSWQQGKLREFCMKKGIHVCAWSPLGAYKVFWGSNAVMENPILQEIAEARKKSVAQIALRWIHEQGTSVIVKSFNKERMKQNLEIFDWKLNQEELDKINKIPQCRLYKAEMFLSENGPYKSLEELWDGDP; encoded by the exons ATGGAAGCAAATAAACTCCATGAGGTGATACTAAATTCAGGGGAAAAGATGCCAATGATAGGCCTGGGAACTGCTACATCTCCACTTCCATCAAATGAAGCTCTCACATCAATTTTGGTTGATGCCATTGATATTGGCTACAGACATTTTGATACAGCTTCTATCTATGGTACTGAAGAACCTCTAGGCGAAGCTGTGTCAAAAGCTTTAGAGCTCGGCCTCATAAAAAAAAGCGATGAAGTTTTCATTACTTCTAAGTTATGGTGCACTGATGCTCATCATGACCTTGTTCTCAAGGCTCTCAAAACCACCCTCAA GAATCTGAGGTTGGAGTATGTGGATCTCTACTTGATTCATTGGCCAGTCAGATTGAAAGAAGATGTTGAAGGCTTTAACTTCACAGGTGAGGATGTGATTCCCTTCGACATAAAAGGAACATGGAAAGCTATGGAAGATTGCTATAGATTAGGCTTAGCCAAGTCTATTGGTGTTAGCAACTTTGGTATCAAAAAGCTTTCCCTACTCTTGGAAAATGCAACGATTTCACCAGCAGTTAATCAG ATAGAAATGAATCCATCATGGCAACAAGGAAAACTCAGGGAATTCTGCATGAAGAAAGGAATTCATGTGTGTGCATGGTCACCATTGGGAGCATACAAAGTATTTTGGGGTTCTAATGCTGTGATGGAGAATCCTATTCTTCAGGAAATTGCTGAGGCTAGAAAGAAGAGTGTAGCTCAG ATAGCACTAAGATGGATACATGAGCAAGGGACAAGTGTAATTGTGAAAAGCTTCAACAAAGAGAGGATGAAACAAAACCTTGAAATATTTGATTGGAAACTGAACCAAGAAGAATTGGACAAAATCAATAAGATTCCACAATGCAGACTATACAAGGCAGAAATGTTTTTATCTGAAAATGGACCTTACAAATCCTTGGAAGAGCTGTGGGATGGTGACCCTTGA
- the LOC120575885 gene encoding protein REDOX 2 encodes MAGNKIPEVLLNSGHKMPVIGMGTSVDNRPSNDVLASIFVDAIKVGYRHFDSASVYGTEEAIGMAVAKALEQGLIKSRDELFITSKPWNTDADYDLIVPALKTTLKKLGTEYVDLYLIHWPVRLRHDLENPVIFTKEDLLPFDIEGTWKAMEECYKLGLAKSIGICNYGTKKLTKLLETATITPAVNQVEMNPSWQQGKLREFCKEKGIHVSAWSALGAYKVTWGSGAVVENQILQDIAAAKGKTTAQVALRWVYQIGSSAMAKSFNKERMTQNLEIFDFELSEDDLEKIKQIPQRRQYLGDMWLSENGSCKTLEELWDGDV; translated from the exons atgGCAGGAAACAAAATTCCAGAAGTGTTATTGAATTCAGGACACAAAATGCCAGTCATAGGAATGGGAACTTCAGTAGACAATCGTCCATCAAATGATGTTCTTGCTTCAATCTTTGTTGATGCAATCAAAGTTGGTTATCGCCATTTTGATTCTGCTTCTGTGTATGGAACAGAAGAAGCCATAGGTATGGCTGTGGCAAAAGCTTTAGAACAAGGTCTTATTAAGAGTAGAGATGAACTTTTCATCACTTCAAAGCCATGGAACACTGATGCAGATTATGATCTTATTGTTCCAGCTCtcaaaaccacattaaa AAAACTGGGAACGGAGTATGTAGATCTTTATCTGATTCATTGGCCAGTAAGACTGAGACATGATCTTGAAAACCCAGTCATATTTACCAAAGAAGATTTACTTCCCTTTGATATAGAAGGGACATGGAAAGCTATGGAAGAGTGTTATAAGTTAGGCTTAGCAAAGTCCATTGGCATATGCAATTATGGTACCAAAAAATTGACTAAACTCTTGGAAACTGCTACCATCACCCCTGCAGTGAATCAG GTGGAGATGAATCCTTCTTGGCAGCAAGGGAAACTGAGGGAATTTTGCAAGGAGAAAGGAATTCATGTTAGTGCTTGGTCAGCTCTTGGAGCTTATAAGGTTACTTGGGGTTCAGGAGCTGTCGTGGAGAATCAAATTCTTCAAGACATAGCAGCTGCTAAAGGGAAGACTACAGCTCAG GTTGCACTCAGATGGGTGTACCAAATAGGATCAAGTGCAATGGCCAAAAGCTTTAACAAGGAGAGGATGACACAAAAccttgaaatatttgattttgagctGAGTGAAGATGATTTGGAGAAGATTAAGCAGATTCCACAACGCAGGCAATACTTAGGTGATATGTGGCTATCGGAAAATGGATCTTGCAAGACCTTAGAAGAACTTTGGGATGGAGATGTTTGA